Within the Aeromicrobium sp. Root236 genome, the region CGGGCTGGTGCGGGTTGAACGCCTTGTTGTCGTACGGGAACGACAGCGTCGAGGTGGTGGGTGCTTCCTTGTCGTTCTTCTCGCGCAGGCTGGCGAACATCTTGTCGGCCTTGGCGGTGCCGAACTTCTTGACGAGCTGGCCGTAGTAGATGCTGTTGGCGTACTCCTGACCGCCGCCCTTGCCGAAGATGCCGCCGACGAGCGAGGCGACGTACGTCAGGTCGGCCCGGGTCCATGGCGTCGGCTTCTTCTGCAGCGCGAGGTACTCCGCCGGGCAGTTGAGCCCGGTCGGCAGCCCGAGCGGGCACATCTGGTTCTGCGCCGCGTTGATGCCGGCGAGGTAGGCGTCAGCGCCGTCGAGCAGTCGCTGGCCTTCGGCGCCGTTCTCGTCGGCGATGACCTGGAGCTGGTCCTGCGCCTCCTTGGGTGTGTAGTAGGCCGAGCGGACCTGCGCCCGGTCCATCGCGATGTTGCCCGGCGTGCCGCCGACGAACTCCGCACCGCGGCCGGCGCCGAGGTGGCGCAGCGCGTCCATCAGGAACATCCGGTCCTGCGTGCCGGCGAACCCGGCGCCGTACATCGTGTCCTCGTACGTCTTGCCGGTGATGTACGGCACGCCGTACGCATCGCGCACGATCGTCACGCCAGCCTTGGGGGTCTCGGTGCTGACGACCTTCTCCGGCACGAAGCCGGCCTTCTTGTAGTCCTTGTCGACCACGGCATCGGTGATCTGCGCCGGCGTGTGCTTCGCCAGGTCGTCGTACATCTCGAGCTGGTCGGCGTAGTTCTTCGGCGCGTTCTTGCCGTCCTTGGCCACGAGCCCACCGCCGAGCAGCACCTGCGCAAGCTGCACCGCGTTGATCGAGCCGCGCTGCCCGGCGGGCACGATGTTGCGCACCGTGCCGTACGAGTCGGCGGTCGCGGGGGAGGGCGTGGTGGTCGCAGCGGCGGCGGGAATCGTCGCGGCTGCGCCGACGGCCAGGACGCTGAAGACGGTGACGGCAAGACGACGCACGAAGGTGCTCCTCTGACTCAGAAAAGTGTTGCAGGTCACAACGATTGAAGGTGACACAGAGTTACACATTCGTCGAGCGGGCCGGTCGTACGTGCTGGCACGGACGACACGTGGTCTCAGGATTCCTACTCTGGCTCCAGGCGGACGAGGCTGTCGTCCTGCCCTCGGCTGCAAGGGGATCGGCATGCACTCGCACGGTGGCATGAAACGGCGCGCCTGGAGGTCCGCGGCGGTCGCCGCGTTGATGGCGGCGAGTGCGCTCACGGTGGTGGGTGCGGCGGCCCGCGCTGCCAGTGCGGCCGACCCGGAGCCCGACCTGACGACGTCTCGCTGCGTCGAGGGGATCGGCTCCATCAGCTCTCCGGCCAACCTCTCCTCTCCGCCCTCTGAGTCGGCGTGGGACGGGGCGGGCAACCTGTGGCTTCTGGAGACCAACTCGCTCGACCGGATGTCGCCCAGCGGAGACATCCGGCAGTTCGCCCATGCGTTCGCGTTGCAGACCACGTTGATCGGTATGGCCGCCGGCGACGACGGCAACGTCTGGGTCAGTGATGCCATGGGCAACCGCGTCGGTCGCGTGACCCCGGCCGGGAAGGTCACGTGGTTCACCGCCGGCATGAGTGCTGGCGCCTTGCCGACCAGGATGACGACCGGGCCCGATGGCAACGTGTGGTTCATCGAGGTCGGCTCGCACTCGCTCGGGAGGATCACGCCTGACGGTGTCATCACCGAGTTCCCCCTCGGCGCTACCGGCACCGCGTACGACATCACGACGGGCCCCGACGGGAACCTCTGGTTCAGCGGTACGTTCGGAGGCGCGCCTGGCATCGGCCGCATGACTCCGACCGGAGCGGTCACGACATTCCCCGCGAGCGCGGCCGCTGCCTTGTCCGCGATCACCACGGGCCCCGATGGCAACGTCTGGTTCAGTGCGGCCACTGGCGGCACCGTCGGGCGCGTCACGCCTGCGGGTGTCGTCACCGAGTTCACCGTGCCGCCATCGGGTCTGGTGGGCGGTGCGGGCGGTCCCTCCCCGTCCATCGCGGCAGGCCCTGACGGCAATGTCTGGTTCACCGATCAAGCCGGTGGCCGGATCGGGAAGGTGACGCCGGACGGCGACATGACCTTCTACACCGATGGCCTGAGAATCGATCAGCTCGGCACCGAGCTCTCCACGCAACCGGCGGCGATCCAGGCCGGTTCTGATGGCAACCTCTGGTTCACCGACGGCGGAAGCGCATTCGCCGCGGAGCGCGGGATCAACCGGATCACCCCGAGCGGCGTCATCACGCAGCGCGGAGCCTTCCGGCAGACGCCCGCGCTGAGTGACGTCACGCCAGGACCCGACGGGAACATCTGGTACACCGCCTCCGGCATCGGTCAGATCAGTCCGACCGGCCGGATCAAGGAGTTCCCGCTCGACGTCGCGGACTCCGGCGACCTGCCGTACGGCATCGCCAGCGGAGCTGACGGCAACCTCTGGTTCACCCAGCCGCTGCACGACCGGATCGGTCGCATCACTCCGGGCGGCACGATCACGTGGTTCAGCACCGGGATCACGGCTGGAAGTCACCCGTGGGCGATCACGGCCGGACCTGACGGCAACCTCTGGTTCACCGAGCACGGCAGCGACCGGATCGGTCGCATCACGCCTCAGGGTGTGGTGACCGAGTTCGAGTCCGGCGTCACGGCCGGCAGCGCACCTGTCGCCATCACAGCTGGTCCGGACGGCAACGTGTGGTTCACCGAGACCGCCGCGGTGGGGCGCATCACCCCGACCGGCCAGGTGACCGAGTTCGCCGTCACCGTCGGTTCGTCCGGCCAGTCAGCGCTGAACAGCATCGCGGCAGGACCCGATGGACGACTGTGGTTCACCGACCTGGCCGGCCGGGTCGGACAGGTCACGACGTCCGGCACCGTCACCACTACCGAGCTGACCCCGACCGATGTCGGGCTCCCCGAGTACGAAGGTGTGCTCAACGGGGCCATCACCGTCGCGGACATTGTGGCGGCCGACGGCAGCCTATGGTTCTCGGTTCCCTCGTTGGGTCGGGTCGTCCGCGTGACGACGGGTGGCCAGTTCGCCGGCTTCAGCGCGATGGCGGATAACTACTTCGACGTCTCCAACCAGAGCCCGTTCACCGTGTTGGGGCTCAGCCAGCCGACGGCCCTCGCGCCTGGTGCAGACGGCAGCCTCTGGGTCACCGGTGCCTCGGGATTCTTCAAGGTCAACCACATCCATTCACCGGACACCGTGGGCGAGCCGTGCGAGCCGGACGAAGACGGCGACGGTTTGGTCGACGCCGACGACCCGAAGCCGTTCGACTCGGACGCTGACAATGACGGAAAGCTGGATGGTGTCGACAACTGTGTGTTGACGGCGAACCCGAACCAGGCTGATGCCGATGGTGACGGTGTGGGTGACGCGTGTGATCCCGCCGCTGTGGTCACGGGGCCTCGGACGGTGGGTCGTCTGTTGTCGGCCGCCACTGGTGCCTGGGACGTGAGTGGTTTGGACGTGACGTACGCCTGGATGCGGGGCGCCACGCCGATCGATGGTGCGACCAGCAAGACGTACCGGTTGACCACTGCGGATGCCCGTCGGGTGGTGTCGGTGAAGGTCGCCGCGACGCGTGGTGGTGATCCGGCTGGGAGTGCGACTGCTTCGGCCGGTGCGATCAGCAGCGCCAAGACCTCGACCGGGATCGTGCTGAACACCAAGACCCTCGACAGTGGGGATGCTCTGCGGGCGACGTTCACGGTCAAGGGCTACAAGGTGGTCCCGACGGGGACGATCAAGGTGTTCTATCGCGGGCGGGTGACTAGGACGATGAAGGTCAAGAACGGTCAGGTGTCGACGGTGTTCCACCCGACGGTGCGAGGCAAACACCTGCTGACCGCGGTCTTCTACGGCGACACCGGCTACGCCTCGAGCCGCGCGAGCGTCTACGTCAGGGTCAACTAGTCGCAGTTGCCTTTTGGGCAGCACGAATGGCCCGGTCATGCCGGGTTGTTCGTGCTGCGTCGGGGCTTTAGGGTCGCCAGCGGTGGTTGCGTTGCCAGACGTCTCGGGGTTTGCGGATTTCGATGATGCCGTCGGGTGCTTGGCGGAATTGCCAGTTTTCGTCGTGGGCTTGGTGGTGGTGTCGGGAACACATGAGTGTCCCGTCGTCGATGTTGGTGGTGGCTCCGTCGACCCAGTCGTCTCGCCAGTGGTGGCCTTCGCACCAGCCGGGTGGTGCTTCGCATCCGGGGGTGATGCAGCCGAGGTCGCGGTTGGCGATCGCGATCCGCTGAGCCGGGGTGAACAGTCGTTTGGCTCGGCCCATGTCCAGCGGGAGTGCTTTGCCGTCGAAGACCATGGGCAGGATGCCGTGGTTGCAGGCCAACCGGCGTAGCTCACCGGAGCTGATCCGCGTCCCGGTGGTCAGAGTCGCGGCGCCGACCTTCTTCTTGAGGTCGTCGAGGTCGATGTTGACGGTGATGACCGCCGGGGTGCCACCAGCAGTCGGGAGCTTGTCGGTGGGCAACCGTTCGATCAGATGGGCGAAGGCCCGACCCATGCGTTGTGGGTAGGTCAGCTCGTCCTGGTCCCGTTCTTGTTCTGGGGTGAGGTGGCGGCGGCGGGGTGCGGCGATCGCGTCGAGGGCTGCTTTGAGCATTTCCATGTGCAGGGCGGTCAACCGGCCACCGAACCGGCAGGTGCCGTCCTGGTCGTCAGCGGTCCACAGCTCGGTGCGCGCCCACGCCCGCCGTTCACGCAACCGAAGGGCTTCGTCCTCATCGGCGGCGGCGTCGGCGGGTTCCTTGAACGCATCACTGACACGCAGGGCGCGTTGGCGCAGGTCCTTGATCGGGAACCGCTTCGCATCAGCAATCAGGCTGGCCTCGCACGCCGCCCGCTGATCGGCGGTCACACCATCGGGCAGGTCAGCCATCGTGCCGGCGATCACCGCAGCCTGGGACTCGGCCAGCTCACCAGCGGCCAACGCATCCTCAGTCTTCGGCGCAGCGGACAACGCGTTCGCGACCCGCACCGACCGGTCGGCCTCGTACTTGTCGCGTCCGAACCCACGGGCCAGCACCTCACCGGTGCGGACCTTGTCACCCAACCCCGCATCCAACGCCCGTACAGCAGCGAGCTCCTGACCAGCGATCCGCGCCTTGAGCCGCCGCAACCGCTCGACCGCATGCCGCTGCATCGCCGGATCCAACGAGGCGTAAGCCTCGACCGGCATGTCGTCCAGGATCTGGTCGAGCGCGTCCAGGCAGCCCACCAGCGGTGGCGGTGCTGGGACGAGCTCGGCGACCATGATCCCCCGATCACTAGAACATATGTTCGACTGACCCCAATCTACAACAGACCTCCGACACTGTCCATGAACGAAAATCGAGGTGTGGACAAACCGTTTCTCAGTCGGATTGCTCCACGTCACCTGAACCGTTGAGGTCCTTCGTCACGGCCGGATCGCCGCGATACTCGACGTCACCGGAGCCGTCCGTACGAAGGTCGAGACTGGCCTCGACCCAGAGGTCGGTGTCGCCCGAGCCCTTCGTGCTGACCTGCGCGTCAGCCGATGACAGGTGCCCGAGGTCGAGATCGCCCGAGCCGCGCTGGTCGACCGTCAGCTGCTGTGTCGTGCCGGTGAGCTCGAGATCCCCCGAGCCGTCTGCCTCCACGGCCAGTGCGTCGCTGTCGATGCCCTTGGCCGAGACGTCGCCGGAGCCGGAGCTGCCGAGGGCGTCGAGGCTCGGGACGTCGACCTCGACGACCGCGTGGGTGACGCCGTGGGTGACGTGCAGTGTGCCGTCACGGACCTCGGTGCGTACGTCGTCGACCACCTTCTTGGGCGCGACGACCTGCACGTGCAGCGGCCGTCCTACGCGGATCCGCACGTCGGCCGAGCTGTCGTTGGTGACGTGCGTGAACGCGGCGACGTCGCGCGCGTCGGTCGTCTTCGGCCCGTCGTCCGCGCACCCGGAGAGCGCGACGGCGGCGACGGAGGTGAGTACGCCTGCGGTGACCCAGCGTCGGGCCGTTCGGTTGACTGCTGTGGATGAGGTCATGGGTCAACCGTAGGAACGATCCGCGGCCAGGTCAGTGGGGCCGAATCCCGGCTTTGCGGTGGGTCTAGGCCCACCGCAAAGTCGACGTCACCTGTTGCGCGGGCTCACAGGACGATCAGCCCGAGCGTGAACCAGTTTCGCGTCGCCGGGGTGGGATCGGTGTTGCCGGCCGGGTCGATCGCGCGTACGGCGAAGGTGTGATTGCCCAGGAGCGCATTCGTGTACGTCTTGGGGCTCGAGCAGGCCTGCCACGCGCCACCCTCGAGCTGACACTGGAAGCTCGAGCCGCCCTCGGAGGAGGTGAACGCGAGTGTCGCCTTCATCGTCAGGCTCAACGGCGACGGTCCGCTGGTGATCGTCGTCTGCGGCGGCGTGGTGTCGATGATCCAGTCGCGAGTGGCGGTCGTCGGGTCGACGTTGCCGGCCAGGTCCGTCGCTCGTACGGCGAACGTGTGGCTGCCTTCACCGAGGGGGCCGAACGTGTC harbors:
- a CDS encoding Ig-like domain repeat protein, with product MHSHGGMKRRAWRSAAVAALMAASALTVVGAAARAASAADPEPDLTTSRCVEGIGSISSPANLSSPPSESAWDGAGNLWLLETNSLDRMSPSGDIRQFAHAFALQTTLIGMAAGDDGNVWVSDAMGNRVGRVTPAGKVTWFTAGMSAGALPTRMTTGPDGNVWFIEVGSHSLGRITPDGVITEFPLGATGTAYDITTGPDGNLWFSGTFGGAPGIGRMTPTGAVTTFPASAAAALSAITTGPDGNVWFSAATGGTVGRVTPAGVVTEFTVPPSGLVGGAGGPSPSIAAGPDGNVWFTDQAGGRIGKVTPDGDMTFYTDGLRIDQLGTELSTQPAAIQAGSDGNLWFTDGGSAFAAERGINRITPSGVITQRGAFRQTPALSDVTPGPDGNIWYTASGIGQISPTGRIKEFPLDVADSGDLPYGIASGADGNLWFTQPLHDRIGRITPGGTITWFSTGITAGSHPWAITAGPDGNLWFTEHGSDRIGRITPQGVVTEFESGVTAGSAPVAITAGPDGNVWFTETAAVGRITPTGQVTEFAVTVGSSGQSALNSIAAGPDGRLWFTDLAGRVGQVTTSGTVTTTELTPTDVGLPEYEGVLNGAITVADIVAADGSLWFSVPSLGRVVRVTTGGQFAGFSAMADNYFDVSNQSPFTVLGLSQPTALAPGADGSLWVTGASGFFKVNHIHSPDTVGEPCEPDEDGDGLVDADDPKPFDSDADNDGKLDGVDNCVLTANPNQADADGDGVGDACDPAAVVTGPRTVGRLLSAATGAWDVSGLDVTYAWMRGATPIDGATSKTYRLTTADARRVVSVKVAATRGGDPAGSATASAGAISSAKTSTGIVLNTKTLDSGDALRATFTVKGYKVVPTGTIKVFYRGRVTRTMKVKNGQVSTVFHPTVRGKHLLTAVFYGDTGYASSRASVYVRVN
- a CDS encoding HNH endonuclease signature motif containing protein; the encoded protein is MVAELVPAPPPLVGCLDALDQILDDMPVEAYASLDPAMQRHAVERLRRLKARIAGQELAAVRALDAGLGDKVRTGEVLARGFGRDKYEADRSVRVANALSAAPKTEDALAAGELAESQAAVIAGTMADLPDGVTADQRAACEASLIADAKRFPIKDLRQRALRVSDAFKEPADAAADEDEALRLRERRAWARTELWTADDQDGTCRFGGRLTALHMEMLKAALDAIAAPRRRHLTPEQERDQDELTYPQRMGRAFAHLIERLPTDKLPTAGGTPAVITVNIDLDDLKKKVGAATLTTGTRISSGELRRLACNHGILPMVFDGKALPLDMGRAKRLFTPAQRIAIANRDLGCITPGCEAPPGWCEGHHWRDDWVDGATTNIDDGTLMCSRHHHQAHDENWQFRQAPDGIIEIRKPRDVWQRNHRWRP
- a CDS encoding GIN domain-containing protein, which produces MTSSTAVNRTARRWVTAGVLTSVAAVALSGCADDGPKTTDARDVAAFTHVTNDSSADVRIRVGRPLHVQVVAPKKVVDDVRTEVRDGTLHVTHGVTHAVVEVDVPSLDALGSSGSGDVSAKGIDSDALAVEADGSGDLELTGTTQQLTVDQRGSGDLDLGHLSSADAQVSTKGSGDTDLWVEASLDLRTDGSGDVEYRGDPAVTKDLNGSGDVEQSD